A segment of the Candidatus Dadabacteria bacterium genome:
TCTCCTTCGGTTCCCACCTTACCCCTCGAAGAAAACCCCTAAGCGACTGGACGTAGCGAAAAAGCACATCTTTTGTTTCCTCGAGAAGAAAGGCCGCGATAAAAAGTCTCAAGAGCAAAGTCTCCCCATCCGCTACTTCACGCACCAAGTGGAGAACGAATCATTTTTGCCCCGGGAAAGCGGAAGCTTGTTCTCACCGTTTAAGTACATGATGTATACCTGCCTTTTCCCCAGCCTCTTTGAAGAGAAAGTGATGTAGTGACCATCGGGAGACCACGAGGGATCCTCGTTTCTTCCCGAAGAGGTAAGCCTCTGCTGGCCCCGGCCGTCAGGTCCTACGGAGTAGATGTCGGCCTCGGATTTTTTCACTTTCACAAACGCTATACGGTTAACTAAGTGGCTTGGAGACCAGACCGGGTCGGTATTGTAACCCTCCGAGGTAATTCTTACCGCTCGACCCCCCTCGGAGCTTACCACGTATATGTTCGGCGCTCCCGCCCGATCCGACACAAAAGCAATTTTTCTGCTGTCGGGAGACCAAGTTGGGGAGATATCTATGGCGGGAGACTTGGTAAGCCGCTTAAGTATTTCCCCTGAGGACGAGGCTATGTATATGTCCCCGTTACGGCTAAACGCCACACGGCTGCCGTCTGGAGACCAGCTCGGAGAATTGTCGAGGTGAATGCCCCGGGTTATCCTGTTGCCCTCAGCGGGGAGGCGGGTGGCCTTGAAATTCAGCAAGTAGACGTCATGGTCCCAGCTTCTGTCGGAAGTGAAGACCACTTGGCTTCCGTCAGGCGAACAGTCAGGAGAGAGAACCGAAGATCCGTGATTGGTAAGCCTTTTTGCGTTGTGCCCGTCGTAATCCATGATAAAGAGATCACTTCCATGACCGTCCCTTCTGACAAACACTATCTCTGAGTCAAAAAAGCCGTCGAGGCCGGTAAGCTCTCTCATAAGCTCACCCGCAAACTTGTGCACCACATTCCTTATGTGGCGCGGAGATGTCACGTATCTCCTTCTCATGCGCTCCTGCCTGCTGGCCACATCATAAACTATGAGATCGTAAGAGACCTCCCGAGGCGAAACATCAAAATTTCCGCTCACCAGATACCTGGTTTTCTGAGCATCTAAATATTCGAAATCTATATCCTCAAAAGAGGATGAAAACAGTATGTTCACCTGGCGGACATCAAAAAGGGCCGCGTTGGTAAGATCGTTCTTCAGGACATCAGTGAAATTCTTCCCGTATACGCTTAAATCCCCCTTGGCCTTAAGCACCGCGACGGCGATCGGTATTTTTTTTATCGGAGAAGCAACCGGGGGAAGCTGTATCTGCGCGGTCGCCAAGCAGGGAATAAACAAGAGCGTAAAGAAAACCGCAAGCGCTGATCTCATCTTTTTTCTTTCCAGATCCCGAGGCCGCGAACGGACAATGATCTCGCGGCAAAGACATTTTCTGAGACAAAACTTCAGTCAGTCAGTTCAACGTTCCAGTAAGACATATCCACAAAGTTCAGAAAAGGCTCCCACTCCTCATATCTCACGGTTTTAAAATGGAGGTTGGAAAAAATACTGGCAGCGGGCTTCACAGGTTTGGTGAGCAGTCTCATGTTCGCCTGCTCGGGAGTTTTTCCTCCCTTTTTCCTGTTGCACTTAACACAACAGCACACTATGTTGTCCCAGGTACTTCTTCCGCCCATGGACCGCGGAATCACATGGTCAAGGGTAAGATCTCTTTTCCGAAAAGCCTTCGCGCAGTACTGGCATGTGTCCGCGTCCCTTCTGAAAATGTTTATCCTGTTGAACTTAGGCTGCTTTCTGTGATACCCCTCATACCTAACGAGAATTATCACCCGGGGAGCTTTTATAACGCTGGTAACGGTCCTTACGCAGTCGTCGGCGTCGACCGAACGGATATCCTTCCACGAATCGAAGTCAAAGGTCTCATACTCCCTGTTTACAGCCTTTGCAGCACCACCGTAAAGAAGGATAAAGGCCCTTTTCAAGCTCGTTACCGAGACAGGGACGAAAAACCTGTTCAAAACCAGTACCGGTGACTGAAGCATATTAGCCGACTAATTTACCGGCTTGCGGGGGTTATTCAAGCACGCAACGACACTTTTATTTTCCTTAACTGTTCGTTAAAATTGTCATCGCCCAGCTAGGAGGAAGTCCCTT
Coding sequences within it:
- a CDS encoding HNH endonuclease, encoding MLQSPVLVLNRFFVPVSVTSLKRAFILLYGGAAKAVNREYETFDFDSWKDIRSVDADDCVRTVTSVIKAPRVIILVRYEGYHRKQPKFNRINIFRRDADTCQYCAKAFRKRDLTLDHVIPRSMGGRSTWDNIVCCCVKCNRKKGGKTPEQANMRLLTKPVKPAASIFSNLHFKTVRYEEWEPFLNFVDMSYWNVELTD